From the Halalkalicoccus sp. CGA53 genome, one window contains:
- a CDS encoding pyridoxamine 5'-phosphate oxidase family protein produces MALAEETEMTRGEIDEFLGRHETGVLALARSDEPYAIPISYGFDADERTFYMRLVSTPESQKRRFLASSPAARLVVYEEAAEGSVYRSVVATGTLAEIPLNELTVERIEQYGEAKRPLFEIWGRSTADLNIQLYRFVPDELSGRLTEIDREDGG; encoded by the coding sequence ATGGCACTCGCGGAGGAGACCGAGATGACCCGAGGCGAGATTGACGAGTTCCTCGGTCGCCACGAGACGGGCGTGCTGGCGCTCGCCCGGTCGGACGAGCCGTACGCGATCCCCATCTCCTACGGCTTCGATGCCGACGAACGGACCTTCTACATGCGACTGGTCTCGACCCCCGAGAGCCAGAAACGGCGCTTTCTCGCCTCCTCGCCGGCCGCCCGGCTCGTCGTCTACGAGGAGGCGGCGGAGGGATCGGTCTACCGGAGCGTCGTCGCAACGGGCACGCTCGCGGAGATCCCGCTGAACGAGCTGACGGTCGAGCGGATCGAACAGTACGGGGAGGCGAAGCGACCGCTGTTCGAGATCTGGGGCCGGTCAACGGCGGACCTCAACATCCAACTCTACCGGTTCGTACCCGACGAGCTGAGCGGTCGGCTGACCGAGATCGATCGCGAGGACGGCGGGTGA